In the genome of Flavobacteriales bacterium, one region contains:
- a CDS encoding four helix bundle protein — protein MFDFEKLDVYHKSKQHYKEVVSFLSRTRTDRFLADQLRRASLSIMLNIAEGTGRLTKRDKNRFFIIARGSVFECAAIFDHLTDLHPSLENNCKLFRLKLEELSKMLFSMMKVNSE, from the coding sequence ATGTTTGATTTTGAAAAACTTGATGTTTACCACAAATCGAAACAGCATTATAAAGAAGTGGTGTCGTTTCTTTCCAGGACCAGAACGGATCGATTTCTTGCTGATCAACTGAGACGGGCATCACTGAGTATCATGCTGAATATTGCCGAAGGAACCGGGAGGTTAACAAAGAGGGACAAGAATCGCTTTTTCATCATAGCACGGGGATCGGTTTTTGAATGCGCCGCTATTTTTGACCACCTTACGGATCTTCATCCATCCCTTGAGAATAACTGCAAGTTGTTCCGTTTAAAACTAGAGGAGCTTTCGAAAATGCTTTTCAGCATGATGAAAGTAAATAGCGAATAG
- a CDS encoding U32 family peptidase, giving the protein MAPAGSFESLAAALKGGANSIYFGVEQLNMRTHSSANFTLEDLKEVAQRCKASNAKAYLALNTIIYDHDIPFMKKVVEAAKEAGISAVIASDLAVMQHAKEVGLTVHISTQANVTNVESVRFFSQWADVVVLARELTLQQQASIVREIERKDIKGPGGSLVRTEVFVHGALCMAVSGKCYLSLHTHNASANRGACFQNCRKSYIVTDADDGFEFQMENENIMSAKDLCTVDILDQVIDTGVSVLKIEGRGRSADYVYTATRCYREAADAVLDNTYTPEKVEGWMKDLETVFNRGFWEGYYLGRKLGEWAKDPGSKATEKKVYIGKGRKFFKQAGAAEFLAESQQLSVGDRILVTGPTTGVVYDEVRELRVDEKQVQTVRKGDVFSMPMNESIRASDKLYKLVSTVDQGHPLPA; this is encoded by the coding sequence ATGGCCCCTGCCGGGTCGTTCGAATCGTTGGCGGCAGCCCTGAAGGGTGGCGCCAACTCCATCTATTTCGGGGTGGAGCAGTTGAACATGCGCACGCACAGTTCGGCCAACTTCACGCTGGAAGACCTGAAGGAAGTGGCCCAACGCTGCAAGGCCAGCAACGCCAAAGCCTACCTCGCCCTCAACACCATCATTTACGATCATGACATTCCCTTCATGAAGAAAGTGGTGGAAGCTGCAAAGGAAGCAGGCATCAGTGCGGTGATCGCTTCCGACCTGGCCGTGATGCAACATGCCAAGGAAGTCGGATTAACGGTGCACATCAGCACACAGGCCAATGTGACCAACGTGGAGTCGGTTCGCTTCTTCTCCCAATGGGCCGATGTGGTGGTGCTGGCACGTGAACTGACGCTGCAACAGCAGGCGTCCATTGTAAGGGAGATCGAAAGGAAAGACATCAAAGGACCGGGCGGATCGCTCGTGCGGACCGAAGTATTCGTGCATGGCGCCCTGTGCATGGCCGTATCAGGCAAATGTTACCTGAGTCTGCATACCCATAACGCTTCGGCCAACCGTGGAGCCTGTTTCCAGAATTGCCGCAAAAGCTATATTGTAACTGATGCCGATGATGGTTTCGAGTTCCAGATGGAGAACGAGAACATCATGTCGGCGAAAGACCTTTGCACCGTAGACATCCTCGACCAGGTAATCGACACCGGCGTTTCGGTGCTGAAGATCGAAGGCCGCGGACGGTCGGCGGACTACGTGTACACCGCCACCCGCTGTTACCGTGAGGCAGCCGATGCAGTTCTGGATAACACCTACACCCCCGAAAAGGTAGAAGGATGGATGAAGGATCTTGAGACGGTATTCAACCGCGGATTCTGGGAAGGGTACTACCTGGGACGCAAGCTGGGCGAGTGGGCAAAAGATCCGGGATCCAAAGCGACCGAAAAGAAGGTATACATCGGCAAGGGCCGGAAGTTTTTCAAGCAGGCCGGCGCAGCCGAATTCCTGGCGGAAAGCCAGCAACTGAGTGTGGGCGACCGCATCCTGGTCACCGGACCCACAACCGGCGTCGTGTATGATGAAGTGCGTGAACTTCGCGTGGATGAAAAGCAGGTTCAGACGGTGCGCAAAGGCGATGTATTCTCCATGCCGATGAACGAATCCATCCGGGCGTCCGACAAACTCTACAAACTGGTCAGCACCGTTGATCAAGGTCATCCACTACCGGCATAA
- a CDS encoding glycosyltransferase family 2 protein yields MQTVSVILTSYNAAGTIRRTLESIFAQEGAGKLFDLDVIAVDDCSTDETVSILQQYPVRIFSTRQNSGGPNQGRNIGLTHAMGEYICFADHDDQWVNNRVLLQLKAAPFGLVITGWHKTMDEKLGRVYEARETSPAIKVYQPNEVFLMKLARRRNTQKAHFGTIMIHHSLKHIRFEEQFGMVDYDWILNVFRNNPSVEVRKCIMIRHTHFNNLSMNYEFRKYNYYKSMMAMEAYEYDYPELVAEGIRRLNGAHGRFHYLIGEMQKARRYFRRSVLNPVTLMYYMTSYAGAGIVKKNFRVSNGS; encoded by the coding sequence GGCGGGTACGATCCGCCGCACACTGGAATCCATCTTCGCCCAGGAAGGTGCCGGAAAATTGTTCGACCTTGATGTGATTGCCGTCGATGACTGTTCAACGGATGAGACCGTATCCATCCTACAACAATATCCCGTGCGCATCTTTTCCACCCGGCAGAATTCCGGTGGGCCCAACCAGGGAAGGAACATCGGCCTCACCCACGCCATGGGCGAGTACATCTGCTTTGCAGACCATGATGATCAATGGGTGAACAACCGGGTTTTGCTGCAATTGAAAGCGGCCCCTTTCGGCCTGGTGATAACCGGCTGGCACAAAACAATGGATGAAAAACTGGGAAGGGTATATGAGGCAAGGGAGACATCTCCTGCCATCAAGGTGTATCAACCGAATGAAGTTTTCCTGATGAAACTGGCGCGTCGCAGAAATACCCAGAAGGCGCACTTCGGAACCATCATGATCCATCATTCCCTGAAACACATTCGTTTTGAAGAACAATTCGGCATGGTCGACTATGACTGGATCCTGAATGTCTTCCGGAACAACCCCAGTGTGGAAGTCAGGAAGTGCATCATGATCCGGCATACCCATTTCAACAACCTGTCCATGAATTATGAATTCCGGAAATACAATTACTACAAGTCGATGATGGCCATGGAGGCATACGAGTACGACTATCCCGAACTGGTGGCGGAAGGTATACGCAGGTTGAATGGCGCGCACGGTCGCTTCCATTACCTCATCGGTGAAATGCAAAAAGCGCGTCGCTATTTCAGACGCTCGGTGTTGAATCCCGTGACCTTGATGTACTATATGACCAGCTATGCAGGTGCCGGTATCGTGAAGAAGAACTTTAGGGTATCCAACGGATCTTAA
- a CDS encoding PorT family protein, giving the protein MAGVSSGYGQNFKACLRLGVSTSQVSGDDLGGFDKIGFAGGAFASLATSEKFSWEMGIHYVEKGSRKAANPGKGDYRFYLMALQYMEVPVLLRYHKDNFIFGFGPSFGALIGSKEKDQYGDIPYNPPRPFNKTELNANLTIAYNLGERWEFQWRLDNSILPIRPHAAGAVYRWNRGQYNNVLMFMLGYNLK; this is encoded by the coding sequence ATGGCAGGTGTCTCCTCCGGGTACGGACAAAACTTCAAGGCATGCCTGAGGCTGGGTGTAAGTACCAGCCAGGTTTCCGGAGATGACCTGGGTGGGTTCGACAAGATCGGATTCGCCGGCGGCGCCTTTGCCTCTCTCGCCACCTCGGAGAAGTTCAGCTGGGAGATGGGCATTCATTATGTAGAGAAAGGAAGCCGCAAAGCAGCCAACCCTGGCAAAGGGGATTACAGATTCTATCTAATGGCCCTCCAATACATGGAAGTGCCCGTGCTGCTGCGTTACCATAAAGACAATTTCATATTCGGGTTCGGGCCTTCCTTCGGCGCCCTGATCGGAAGCAAGGAAAAAGATCAGTACGGAGATATCCCTTACAACCCGCCCAGACCTTTTAACAAAACCGAACTCAACGCCAACCTGACCATTGCATATAACCTGGGGGAACGATGGGAATTCCAGTGGCGTCTTGATAACTCCATCCTGCCGATCCGCCCCCATGCCGCCGGTGCCGTTTACCGCTGGAACCGCGGACAATACAACAATGTGCTGATGTTCATGCTGGGGTATAATTTAAAATAA
- a CDS encoding ferredoxin: MIKVIHYRHKCIGCNACVEVDKQRWRISRTDGKSVLIGSIQKKNIYQVTTGDDEADKLRRAAEVCPVNIIKVIE, encoded by the coding sequence TTGATCAAGGTCATCCACTACCGGCATAAGTGCATCGGTTGCAATGCCTGTGTGGAAGTGGACAAGCAACGATGGCGCATCTCCCGCACCGATGGCAAGAGCGTACTGATCGGCAGCATCCAGAAAAAAAACATCTACCAGGTCACCACCGGCGATGACGAAGCGGATAAGCTGCGACGTGCGGCGGAAGTGTGCCCGGTGAATATCATCAAGGTAATCGAGTAG
- the hemN gene encoding oxygen-independent coproporphyrinogen III oxidase has translation MTDLIAKYNVPGPRYTSYPTVPYWENNLDAEQWKHHVKGAFDASNEESGLSLYIHLPYCESLCTFCGCNTRITVNHAVERPYVDTILKEWDMYLEIFGAKPKLRELHLGGGTPTFFSPENLTHMLTGILDRCEPTSDHEFGFEAHPRNTTPEHLEALYKLGFRRLSLGIQDFDPVVQDTINRHQTFEEVKDVTETARKLGYTSINFDLVYGLPFQKTSSVQDTVEKVKELMPDRIAFYSYAHVPWIKPGQRKFTEADLPSDSEKRALYELGKGMLEDAGFEEIGMDHFALKTDGLYKAAGNKTLHRNFMGYTPVYTRLMVGLGVSSIGDSWTAFMQNKKVVEEYMADVQAGRLPVFRGHVLNEEDLVVRRHILDLMCHMETSWDSDSPYAGLLSDGVGKLDEMMSDGLVVTGAHSIRITPEGKPFMRNACMAFDARLWRSKPKEQIFSRTI, from the coding sequence ATGACCGACCTGATTGCCAAATACAACGTTCCCGGTCCGAGGTACACCAGCTACCCCACGGTACCTTACTGGGAAAACAACCTGGATGCGGAACAGTGGAAACACCACGTAAAAGGTGCGTTCGACGCAAGCAACGAGGAAAGCGGCCTGAGTCTGTACATCCACCTGCCTTACTGTGAAAGCCTTTGCACCTTCTGCGGGTGTAACACCCGCATCACCGTGAACCATGCGGTGGAAAGACCTTATGTGGATACCATCCTGAAAGAATGGGACATGTACCTGGAGATCTTCGGCGCCAAACCCAAACTGAGGGAACTGCACCTGGGCGGAGGCACACCCACCTTTTTTTCTCCGGAGAACCTGACACATATGCTCACCGGTATATTGGATCGCTGCGAGCCCACTTCCGATCATGAGTTCGGTTTCGAAGCACATCCGAGGAATACCACACCTGAGCACCTTGAGGCCCTATACAAACTCGGGTTCCGCCGGCTAAGTCTCGGCATCCAGGACTTCGACCCGGTGGTGCAGGACACCATCAACCGACATCAGACTTTTGAAGAAGTGAAGGATGTGACCGAAACGGCCAGGAAACTGGGCTACACATCCATCAACTTCGATCTGGTGTATGGCCTTCCGTTTCAGAAGACGTCAAGTGTTCAGGATACAGTTGAGAAAGTGAAAGAATTGATGCCGGACCGCATCGCTTTCTATAGCTACGCCCATGTACCCTGGATCAAACCCGGTCAACGCAAGTTCACCGAGGCCGACCTTCCGTCAGACAGCGAAAAACGTGCACTGTACGAACTGGGCAAGGGAATGCTGGAAGATGCCGGGTTCGAAGAAATAGGGATGGACCATTTCGCCCTGAAAACCGACGGGTTGTACAAGGCCGCCGGGAACAAAACCCTGCATCGGAATTTCATGGGGTATACCCCTGTATATACCCGGTTGATGGTGGGCCTGGGCGTATCATCCATCGGTGACAGTTGGACGGCCTTTATGCAGAACAAGAAGGTGGTGGAAGAATACATGGCCGATGTGCAGGCCGGACGCTTACCGGTATTCAGGGGTCATGTGCTGAATGAAGAAGACCTCGTGGTGAGAAGGCACATCCTCGACCTGATGTGTCACATGGAAACTTCCTGGGACAGCGATTCTCCGTATGCCGGGTTGTTGTCAGATGGTGTTGGTAAACTGGATGAAATGATGTCGGACGGACTGGTGGTTACCGGAGCTCATTCAATCCGTATCACGCCGGAAGGAAAACCCTTTATGCGAAATGCCTGTATGGCTTTTGATGCCAGGTTGTGGCGCAGCAAACCCAAGGAGCAGATCTTCTCACGTACCATCTGA
- a CDS encoding 6-carboxytetrahydropterin synthase encodes MKTVRITKEINFEMAHALYGHDGPCKDIHGHSYKLTVTLRGKPIDDSASPKFGMVMDFADLKRILKSKVTDEFDHAVLVWDQSPFAKMAQDPLYGNIIPVSFQPTCENILLEIVRRVRPELPDGVELASMRLRETATSYAEWQAEDPN; translated from the coding sequence ATGAAAACAGTACGCATCACCAAGGAGATCAATTTTGAGATGGCACATGCCCTGTATGGGCACGACGGGCCTTGCAAGGACATTCACGGACATTCATACAAACTTACCGTGACGCTGAGGGGCAAACCCATTGATGATTCTGCAAGCCCGAAGTTCGGCATGGTGATGGACTTCGCCGATCTGAAAAGGATTTTGAAATCGAAAGTGACCGATGAATTCGACCATGCCGTGCTGGTGTGGGACCAATCCCCGTTCGCCAAAATGGCCCAAGACCCGCTGTACGGAAACATCATCCCGGTATCTTTTCAACCCACTTGTGAGAACATCCTGCTGGAGATCGTGAGAAGGGTGAGACCCGAACTCCCTGATGGCGTTGAACTGGCCAGCATGCGCCTGCGCGAAACCGCCACCAGTTATGCGGAGTGGCAGGCGGAAGACCCCAATTGA